In one Aeromicrobium wangtongii genomic region, the following are encoded:
- a CDS encoding SDR family NAD(P)-dependent oxidoreductase, whose translation MNIEVGVAVVTGAGRERGIGRAIALRLACDGFAVVVHERSGERSSLLPAEQANGWRGAASVVDEIEAQGGRALASRGDLTERATAEQLNAVAGELGPLAVLVNNHGSAGEANTYMAHETPDDLWDRTVMTNLTSLHRLTSVLVPTMAASSAPRRSIVHLSSTAGHRVLGRYAAYCASKGAVERLTEQQALELARHQIRVNCVAPGMTPTDMIDGTLARAAAAANVDVETIQKSALRGIPLRRLAAASDIAGAVSFLVGPDAGFVTGQILTVDGGMSL comes from the coding sequence ATGAATATCGAAGTGGGTGTCGCAGTCGTCACGGGCGCCGGGCGAGAGCGTGGTATCGGGCGAGCCATAGCGCTACGACTGGCATGTGACGGGTTCGCCGTCGTCGTCCACGAACGATCCGGGGAACGATCAAGTCTGCTCCCAGCCGAGCAGGCCAACGGCTGGCGTGGAGCGGCCTCCGTGGTGGACGAGATCGAGGCCCAGGGTGGCCGCGCCTTGGCAAGCCGCGGTGACCTCACGGAGCGGGCGACTGCCGAACAACTCAATGCTGTGGCCGGCGAACTGGGACCGCTGGCGGTACTGGTCAACAACCACGGCAGCGCGGGCGAGGCGAACACCTACATGGCCCACGAGACCCCGGACGACCTGTGGGACCGAACGGTGATGACCAATCTGACCAGCCTGCATCGGCTCACATCGGTCCTCGTCCCCACGATGGCCGCGAGCAGCGCCCCGCGGCGGTCCATCGTCCACCTCTCGTCGACTGCGGGCCATCGGGTCCTCGGGCGCTACGCAGCCTACTGCGCCTCGAAGGGTGCCGTGGAGCGCTTGACCGAACAGCAGGCGCTCGAGCTGGCGCGCCACCAGATCCGCGTCAACTGCGTCGCCCCCGGAATGACCCCCACCGACATGATCGATGGAACCCTCGCCCGGGCCGCGGCCGCCGCCAACGTCGATGTCGAGACCATCCAGAAGTCGGCACTGCGGGGCATTCCGCTGCGACGCCTTGCCGCCGCCTCGGACATCGCAGGCGCCGTCTCTTTCCTGGTCGGGCCGGACGCCGGCTTCGTCACAGGACAGATATTGACCGTCGACGGCGGGATGTCGTTGTGA
- a CDS encoding enoyl-CoA hydratase/isomerase family protein, with amino-acid sequence MTNDSDRWVVERDGAICMLRFNGGPRRTVTIGDAADLAALLAARADREAPPVLILVLDVLHADLTEVREMANGRPINDWAPWVEAISAIENYPSAVIVAVPVQASCGGLEMSVAADIRIAAPDALLGVMETRMGILPGAGGTQRLPELVGRGDAALLVLSGDLISGTEAHRMGLVQLLADDPVDRALQLAARLAQIGPSVLRAAKRALAGGRARTADGFRNEGRAFLSLVGSDSTKARLDGWLSDQENSASPALDRGPLP; translated from the coding sequence ATGACCAATGACTCCGACCGCTGGGTCGTCGAAAGGGATGGCGCCATCTGCATGTTGCGGTTCAACGGTGGTCCGCGACGTACCGTCACGATTGGTGACGCCGCAGATCTGGCAGCGCTTCTTGCGGCGCGGGCGGACCGTGAAGCGCCGCCCGTCCTCATCCTCGTGCTCGATGTCTTGCACGCAGACCTCACCGAGGTCCGTGAGATGGCGAACGGCCGACCAATCAATGATTGGGCTCCGTGGGTCGAGGCGATCAGCGCCATCGAGAACTACCCGAGTGCCGTGATCGTTGCCGTGCCGGTGCAGGCGAGCTGTGGAGGCCTTGAGATGAGCGTGGCAGCTGACATACGCATCGCTGCTCCCGACGCCTTGCTCGGCGTGATGGAGACTCGAATGGGGATCCTCCCTGGAGCCGGTGGAACGCAGCGACTGCCCGAGCTGGTCGGCCGCGGCGACGCCGCACTGCTGGTGCTCAGTGGCGACCTCATCTCCGGGACCGAGGCGCACCGGATGGGCTTGGTGCAGCTCCTCGCCGATGACCCAGTGGATCGTGCCCTTCAGCTCGCCGCGCGGCTCGCCCAGATCGGACCGTCCGTGCTGCGGGCCGCCAAGCGCGCCCTGGCGGGCGGGCGGGCCAGGACCGCCGATGGATTCCGCAACGAAGGCCGGGCATTCCTGTCGCTCGTGGGCTCTGATTCCACGAAGGCGCGCCTCGACGGCTGGCTGAGCGACCAGGAGAACTCCGCGTCCCCGGCGCTGGATCGTGGTCCGCTGCCCTGA